The genomic stretch GCGTGGGCACATAATGGGCCTGGAGCACGGGATGCTGAAAATGCTGCTCAGTCTCAAGACACGGCGCGTTCTGGGGGTTCAGATCGTGGGCGAAGGCGCGACCGAGCTGATCCACATCGGACAAGCGGTGATGAATCTGAAGGGGACAGTGGACTATTTTGTCCAGAACACCTTCAACTATCCGACTTTGGCCGAGGCCTATAAGGTCGCAGGTCTAGACGCGTTCAACCGGATGCCGATCCCCGAGGAATTCAAGGTCAAGCGCTCTACAAAGGCGAAATCGGCTGACAAGAAGGCGGAGACGTGACCGCGCTTTACATCGATGGTGACGCGTGTCCGGTTAAGGCCGAGGCGGAGAAAGTCGCGACCCGACATCGGGTGCAGATGTATGTTGTATCCAACGGCGGGCTGCGGCCATCGCAGAACCCGCTGGTCGAGACGGTAATCGTGGCCGAGGGCGCGGATGTGGCCGACATGTGGATCGCTGAACGCTGTGGACCCGGTGATGTCGTTGTTACGGGGGACATTCCGCTGGCGGCCAAATGCATCGAGGCTGGCGCACGGGTGCTGCGCCACAATGGCGAAGCCTTCACGCAAGCCAACATCGGTCAACAATTGGCGATGCGCGATCTGATGGCCGATCTGCGCGCTGCCAACCCCTTGGGCGCGGGCGGTAGTGGCAAGGGGTTCACCAAAGCCGACCGCTCTCGGTTTTTGGACTCGTTGGAGCGCGAATTGCGAGCGGCGCGCCGATAAAGGGAAAGGCTCCCGCCCGTCAGAGCAGCATCACAGATGCTACTCTTTCCGTTGGGCCTGGCAGCGCGTCGGGGCAAGCCCCGACGCGCTGCGGGCGCGCTCATTCGCAATCGTGGCTTGATCATTGGCCAGTGTCTTGCTTCTCTCGTGATCGAGAGGTTGGGTGCCAGATGTATCCGGCAGACAGATTGAGCAGGACTTTGAAACTTGGCGATAAACGCAGTGATTTTCGACATCGGCAACGTGCTGATCGAGTGGCAACCCGAGCGATATTATGACCAGATCATCGGTGAGGAGCGCCGACGCGCCATGTTCGCAGAGGTTGATCTGCATGGGATGAATGATCTGGTCGATCAGGGACATCATTTTACCGACACCATCTATGACTGGGCTGAAAAGTATCCCGAATGGCGCGATGAGATCCGCATGTGGCATGACAAGTGGATCGAGCTAGCCTCGCCCGAGATCCCACAATCGGTGCGCCTGCAGAAGGCGCTGCGCAAACGGTCCATTCCGGTTTATGCATTGACCAACTTTGGCGTACAGAACTTTGACTATGCCACCACCGTCTATCCCTTTCTGAACGAGTTTGATCGTCTCTACGTGTCGGGCCGGATGCAGATGGTAAAACCGCATGCACCGATCTATGAGGCGGTCGAGCGGGATTGCGGGCTGGATCCCGCAACGCTCTTGTTTGCAGACGACCGGATCGACAATATCAACGCAGCGCAGGCCCGAGGCTGGCAGACCCACCTGTTCGACGGCCCCCAAGGCTGGGCCGAACGATTGGTGGCCGAGGGTCTGTTGACGGAAAGCGAGGCGGTATGAGCACCATCACCCATATCCCCTTTGCCGAAGGCGAAGCGAACCTGGATTGGATCGAACTGACGCAAGCGCTGGCCGATGGGCACAACCTGCCCAAAGCGGAAATCGGCGACACATTTCTTTATCGCGATCCCGACACGCTGCTGTCACGCGCGGCCTGGATCGACGGGCTGGGCATGGCAGTAAAGACGGCCACCGTTTTCCCGCGCAATCCGCAATCTGGCAACCCGATGATCAATGGGGCCGTGAACCTGTTTGATGATGGCGACGGCACCCTTTCGGCATTGATCGACTTTCACCTGGTGACCAAGTGGAAAACAGCCGGTGACAGCCTGCTGGGCGCTTTGAAGCTGGCCAACCCCGACAGCCGCGAGGTTTTGATTGTCGGAGCCGGGACGGTCGGGCTCTCACTATGTGAGGCCTTTGGCCGTGGATATCCCAACGCCAAGATACGCCTCTGGAACCGGACTCGATCCAAGGCCGAAGAGCTGGCAAAATCCCTGGACGGCGTCGAAGTCGCAGATGACCTGGCTCAGGCGGTGAACAACGCCGACATCATCGTCAGCGCCACCATGTCGACCGAACCGGTGATCAGGGGCGAATGGCTGCGCGCGGGCCAGCACCTGAACCTGATCGGTGCCTATCGGCCCGACATGCGCGAGGCCGACAACGAAGCCCTTCGCCGCGCGCGGATCTTTGTCGACAGTTTCGACACCACGGTCGATCACATCGGAGAAATCAAGATTCCCCTGGCCGAGGGCACGATCACCCACGACGATCTGATCGCGGATTATTACGATCTTAATGCTTTCTCGAGCAGCCTAGA from Falsiruegeria litorea R37 encodes the following:
- a CDS encoding YaiI/YqxD family protein; amino-acid sequence: MTALYIDGDACPVKAEAEKVATRHRVQMYVVSNGGLRPSQNPLVETVIVAEGADVADMWIAERCGPGDVVVTGDIPLAAKCIEAGARVLRHNGEAFTQANIGQQLAMRDLMADLRAANPLGAGGSGKGFTKADRSRFLDSLERELRAARR
- a CDS encoding HAD family hydrolase; this translates as MAINAVIFDIGNVLIEWQPERYYDQIIGEERRRAMFAEVDLHGMNDLVDQGHHFTDTIYDWAEKYPEWRDEIRMWHDKWIELASPEIPQSVRLQKALRKRSIPVYALTNFGVQNFDYATTVYPFLNEFDRLYVSGRMQMVKPHAPIYEAVERDCGLDPATLLFADDRIDNINAAQARGWQTHLFDGPQGWAERLVAEGLLTESEAV
- a CDS encoding ornithine cyclodeaminase family protein; translation: MSTITHIPFAEGEANLDWIELTQALADGHNLPKAEIGDTFLYRDPDTLLSRAAWIDGLGMAVKTATVFPRNPQSGNPMINGAVNLFDDGDGTLSALIDFHLVTKWKTAGDSLLGALKLANPDSREVLIVGAGTVGLSLCEAFGRGYPNAKIRLWNRTRSKAEELAKSLDGVEVADDLAQAVNNADIIVSATMSTEPVIRGEWLRAGQHLNLIGAYRPDMREADNEALRRARIFVDSFDTTVDHIGEIKIPLAEGTITHDDLIADYYDLNAFSSSLDEITLFKNGGGAHLDLMTSRYILEKWHKR